Proteins from a genomic interval of Symmachiella macrocystis:
- a CDS encoding class I SAM-dependent methyltransferase, protein MPLQRILEPEVMDSAQEAIDYDTMDHTDVNRVFVDDLLAFAQFENPSVTELRVLDVGTGTAQIPVELSRRQLPIHVTGVDLADEMLKVGRQNVAAAGFTQNIMLERVDAKQLPYATETFDAVISNSIVHHIPDPLQVIVEMARVVRSGGVLFVRDLLRPDDEAELEQLVSTYAADTNDEQRQLFRQSLRAALTVAEVKSLLSTAGLPAQWCVQTTDRHWTLAGRCGV, encoded by the coding sequence ATGCCGCTGCAGCGCATTCTCGAACCGGAAGTCATGGACTCCGCCCAGGAAGCCATCGACTACGACACAATGGACCATACGGACGTCAATCGCGTTTTCGTTGATGATCTGTTGGCATTCGCACAGTTTGAGAATCCGTCCGTCACAGAGCTGCGAGTTTTGGACGTTGGCACCGGGACCGCGCAGATTCCCGTGGAATTGAGCCGGCGGCAGCTTCCGATTCACGTCACTGGTGTCGACCTCGCTGATGAAATGCTCAAAGTCGGCCGGCAAAACGTCGCTGCAGCCGGTTTCACGCAGAACATCATGCTCGAACGCGTCGACGCGAAACAACTCCCCTATGCCACGGAAACGTTCGACGCTGTGATATCCAACAGCATAGTGCACCACATTCCCGATCCCTTGCAGGTGATCGTCGAAATGGCCCGCGTGGTTCGCTCGGGAGGAGTGCTCTTCGTCCGCGACCTGCTGCGTCCGGATGACGAAGCGGAACTGGAGCAGTTAGTTAGCACCTATGCGGCAGACACCAACGACGAGCAACGGCAACTCTTTCGACAATCGTTGCGTGCGGCGCTGACGGTTGCAGAGGTCAAATCGCTGCTGAGCACTGCGGGTCTACCGGCACAATGGTGCGTGCAAACGACCGATCGCCACTGGACCCTCGCCGGGCGATGCGGTGTGTAG